CGTACCAGCGGTCCGGGGTTCTGCCGGGTGGGCGGGGCGGTCTTGAAGCGGGGCTTCTCACGCTCGCCCTCTGGCTCGGGGGTCAGCGGGACGAGCTTTCCGCAGCCCTCGCCGCCCTTCGCCAGGCGGGAGAGCTGCACTGGGATTCCGCGGCGGGCAGCGCATACCGCATGGCGCTGGAGGAACGACGGCGCAGCCTTCTTCGAGCGGGCGAGGCGCTGGAAGCGGCGCGCTCCGCGTTGGCCCTCCGCGCCTCCCTTGGGGGCTCGGCGCCCCGGGGCCGAGCGGTGCCGGCGGTTCAGGCCGTTCCGGGGGATGCCGGCGCCGGCGTGGAGGCCTCACCATCGGTTCACTATGAGGGGCGATGATGGCCGTCCCCTCCGACGAGACCGGCTTCTGGATCAACGGCCGGTACAGCATGGTCAGCGTCGATCCGAATCAGCTCTGGACGGCATCGGGCCGCCTGGACCTCGTCGCGGACCGTCTTCAGTCCTGTCTGCAAGGGATCCAACGCCGATGGGAGGCGATTCTGGACGGTGGATCTGCCGCCGGTCCTCTCCCCGGCGCGGGCCTGAGCGAGTGCGGCATCGCGGTGAACCGGACCACGGTGGAGCTCGACGGCATGGTCTCGGCACTCCGATCGCTTGCGGGATCTCTGAGGGGATCAGCCACTTCGTATGCGGAGGCCGAACGTGGGACCGAATCGAAGGTGGCCGGAACCGGCGATCTCGTCCAATGGGGCCTGGCCTTCGTGCCGGGGGTTCTCGCCTACGTGCTGGGGATGATCGACCCGCGAGCCCGGGACGGCTACCTCAAGGCGCTCAGCGCAACCGGGACCAAGGACCCCGTCGATGCCCTCACTCATGCGTTGTCATCCTGGGATGGCGGCGTGGAGGAAGCCCGGCTCCGGCAGGACGCGGTCACGGTGACGGCGGAGCGATGGCGTTCCGCGCCTCCGGCCCCCACGCCCGGAACGTTCCTGGGCTCAGCGTTCCGGGGTGCGAATCGTGCGGCCGGTGACGAGCCGGGGGTTCCGGGCGAGAAGCCGATCCCCTTGTCGTCCATCGTCGTGGACAAGTACCCCCGGACCGACGGCAGCTACGCCGTGGTCGTGAGCATTCCCGGCACCGAGAAGTGGGCGCCCTTCGATTCCCCGGACACCACCGACGACCTCAAAGGCAACATCTCGGCGATGGCGCAGGGAACGGAGCGCCGAAGCTACTTCACCCAGACCCAGGCGGCCGTGGTGAGGGCGCTCGAGGCGGAGCACGTCACCAGGAAGGATGAGATCGTCCTGAACGGCTACAGCCAGGGTGGGATCAACGCGGTGGCGCTCGCCGCGAACAAGGATTTCACTGCCACGTACACGGTCCGTGCCGTCAACACCGCAGGGTCACCGGTCGGCCGCTTCCTCGGCCGGGTGGACGCGAGCGTGCTGACGCTGGAGAACCAGCGGGATCTGGTCCCCGCATTGGACGGGGTGCCGAACCCGCGAAGGCCGAACGTGGTGACGGCGCGCTTTTCCGCGGAGCCGGCCACGGTCGACCCGGTCGTGTCCGGGATGGCCAAGGGGAGACCGGTGGAAGCGCTGTCCGGCAGCCTCGATATACCGACGAAGATCAGGAACGCCCACGACATCGGCAATTACATCGCAGCAGCGGATCGACTGGGGACCAGTCACGATCCTGGAGTCCTCCGGCATCAGAGGGTGCTCGCAGATGTTCTGGGTCCTGACCGGCTCGACACATCCCCGGACTCGGTCAGAAAGGCCACCCGGACCGTCTACACGGCCCACGAACCGCCGCTGAGTGAAGACCAGTGCCGGCCGTGACGCCGGGTGAGGCACCCCTCAGGTCATCGGCGGCTCGGAGCCGGTCGGGTTGACGGGTGCGTGCGACGTCAGAGGCGTTCGTCGGAGGGGCTCAGCGGTCTCGGTCCCGGGCGAACAACCGATCCGTGATGAGGGAGATGATGCTGATGATCAGCGCTCCGAGGACGGCGGTCCAGAAGAACGTGTCGATCCCCAGATGGACGGGCGTGAATCCACTCAACCAGGAGGTGAGGTAGAGCATGGCGGCATTGATCACGAGGGTGAACAAGCCCAGGGTCAGAACGGTCACGGGCAAGGCCAGAAAGCGCACCACGGGCCGGATCCACGCGTTGACCACGGCGAAGATCAATCCGATGAACAGGTACGCCAGGATGCTGCCGAGGGTGTCGGCGGGAGCGGACGGAGCCGCACCTGCCACCAGATTCTGGGCGGCGCCCGTGGACAGAGTCAGCCCGGGCAGGAGCCACGTGGCCACCCAGAGGGAGAACGCATTGATCGCCAGACGCAGGAGGAACTTCGCCATGCAACCATGCTGTCATACCTGTCTGGGCGTATCCCCGGCATTTAGGCTGGAGACATGAGTTCCCATGTGTCGCCCTCTGAGGGTGTGTCCGCAGACCACGGTCAGGAAATCCTTCCCCGTCCCGCAGTGGGACTTCTTCCCAAGTACACCGCCGGCAAGCCGCCACGGGTCCTGGAAGGGCTGACCAGTTACAAGCTCTCGTCCAACGAGGTGGCCCTCGGCCCGCTTCCGCAGGTCCGGGAAGCCGTGGCCGGATTCGACGGCTTCAACCGCTACCCCGATCCTCTGGTCACCCAGCTGCGCGAACGGATCGCCCAGGCGTTCGGCGTGCCCGCCGAGGACGTGGTCACGGGAGCCGGAAGCCTCGGCGCCCTCATCCAGATCATCGGAGCCTTCGCAGGCCAGAACCCGGACGGGAGCCAGGACGAGGTCCTCTACGCCTGGCGTTCCTTTGAGGCATACCCGATCTGCGTCGGCCTGGCCGGCGCCCGCAGTGTTCAGATCCCTCTGCTCCCTGACGGCCGTCACGACCTCGATGCCATGGCCGCGGCGATCACCGACAGCACCAAGGTGATCCTCCTGTGCACCCCGAACAACCCGACAGGTCCCGTCCTGCGGACCCAGGAGACCCACGACTTCCTGGCGAAGGTCCCGTCCAACGTCCTCGTCGTGATCGATGAAGCGTACGTCGAATTCGTCAGGGACCCGGACGCCGTCAAGGGGCTCGAGTTCCTGGAGCGCTACCCCAACGTCGTGGTGCTGCGGACATTCTCGAAAGCCCATGGACTCGCGGGTCTCCGAGTCGGATACTCCGTCTCCCACCCTGAGGTGACCCAGTACCTTCGGCTGTCTGCAACTCCTTTCGCGGTGTCTCAGGTGGCTGAGCGTGCGGCCATCGCCTCGCTGGACCACCTCCCCGAGGTCCTCGAGCGGGTGGATGGCGTGGTGGCGGAGCGCGAGCGCGTGGTCGCTGCCCTGGAGGCTCAGGGTTGGGAGATCCCGCAGGCCCAGGGCAACTTCGTCTGGCTGCCCCTGGGCGAGGAGACCGCCCGCTTCGCGGAACTCGCCGGAACGCATGGCCTGTCCGTCCGGGCGTTCGCCCCAGAGGGCGTGCGCGTGAGTATCGGCGAGCCGGAGGCGAACACGCGCTTCATCGAACTCTGTGAGGAATTCCGCCGGGCCTGAGGGCCCGCGTGTATTCCGTTGCGTTCACGACTTAATGATCACTTCTCCCGGAACTCCGGCTAAAGTGATCCCCGGACCAGATATATTCCACCTCGGGAATGCATGCCTGAGGTGGAATATATCGTTTGATTCCCACGAGGTGTGGGACGGATGCAAGGAGACGGCATGGGCGTAGGGCAGCTGCCGACCAC
This portion of the Arthrobacter woluwensis genome encodes:
- a CDS encoding phage holin family protein yields the protein MAKFLLRLAINAFSLWVATWLLPGLTLSTGAAQNLVAGAAPSAPADTLGSILAYLFIGLIFAVVNAWIRPVVRFLALPVTVLTLGLFTLVINAAMLYLTSWLSGFTPVHLGIDTFFWTAVLGALIISIISLITDRLFARDRDR
- a CDS encoding WXG100 family type VII secretion target; the protein is MAVPSDETGFWINGRYSMVSVDPNQLWTASGRLDLVADRLQSCLQGIQRRWEAILDGGSAAGPLPGAGLSECGIAVNRTTVELDGMVSALRSLAGSLRGSATSYAEAERGTESKVAGTGDLVQWGLAFVPGVLAYVLGMIDPRARDGYLKALSATGTKDPVDALTHALSSWDGGVEEARLRQDAVTVTAERWRSAPPAPTPGTFLGSAFRGANRAAGDEPGVPGEKPIPLSSIVVDKYPRTDGSYAVVVSIPGTEKWAPFDSPDTTDDLKGNISAMAQGTERRSYFTQTQAAVVRALEAEHVTRKDEIVLNGYSQGGINAVALAANKDFTATYTVRAVNTAGSPVGRFLGRVDASVLTLENQRDLVPALDGVPNPRRPNVVTARFSAEPATVDPVVSGMAKGRPVEALSGSLDIPTKIRNAHDIGNYIAAADRLGTSHDPGVLRHQRVLADVLGPDRLDTSPDSVRKATRTVYTAHEPPLSEDQCRP
- a CDS encoding histidinol-phosphate transaminase, encoding MSSHVSPSEGVSADHGQEILPRPAVGLLPKYTAGKPPRVLEGLTSYKLSSNEVALGPLPQVREAVAGFDGFNRYPDPLVTQLRERIAQAFGVPAEDVVTGAGSLGALIQIIGAFAGQNPDGSQDEVLYAWRSFEAYPICVGLAGARSVQIPLLPDGRHDLDAMAAAITDSTKVILLCTPNNPTGPVLRTQETHDFLAKVPSNVLVVIDEAYVEFVRDPDAVKGLEFLERYPNVVVLRTFSKAHGLAGLRVGYSVSHPEVTQYLRLSATPFAVSQVAERAAIASLDHLPEVLERVDGVVAERERVVAALEAQGWEIPQAQGNFVWLPLGEETARFAELAGTHGLSVRAFAPEGVRVSIGEPEANTRFIELCEEFRRA